A window of Lagopus muta isolate bLagMut1 chromosome 16, bLagMut1 primary, whole genome shotgun sequence contains these coding sequences:
- the LOC125701298 gene encoding serine/threonine-protein kinase Sgk2-like isoform X4, with protein sequence MDRSRTPDSSAQPTTPTDNINLGPSANPNAKPTDFDFLKVIGKGSFGKVLLAKRKCDGTFYAVKVLHKKTILKKKEQNHIMAERNVLLKNVKHPFLVGLHYSFQTSEKLYFVLDYVNGGELFFHLQRERCFREPRARFYAAEVASAIGYLHSLNIIYRDLKPENILLDCQGHVVLTDFGLCKEGMEEEETTSTFCGTPEYLAPEVLKKQPYDRTVDWWCLGAVLYEMLFGLPPFYSRDVSQMYDNILHKQLQIQGSKTVAACDILHGLLHKDQKRRLGAKTDFLEIKNHVFFSPINWDDLYHKRITPPFNPNVAGPADLRHFDPEFTQEAISASITHTPDLAASSSSASDAFLGFSYAPTEEDF encoded by the exons TGCCAAGCCAACAGACTTTGACTTCCTGAAGGTTATTGGCAAAGGAAGCTTTGGAAAA GTTCTCCTGGCCAAACGCAAGTGTGATGGGACTTTTTATGCTGTGAAAGTCTTGCATAAGAAAACCATCCTAAAGAAAAAGGAG CAAAACCACATCATGGCAGAACGCAACgtgcttctgaaaaatgtcaAGCACCCCTTCCTTGTGGGCCTCCACTACTCCTTCCAGACCTCGGAGAAGCTTTACTTTGTGCTTGATTATGTAAATGGAGGAGAG CTCTTCTTCCACTTGCAAAGAGAGCGTTGTTTCCGTGAGCCCCGTGCAAGATTCTATGCTGCAGAGGTTGCTAGTGCAATTGGTTACCTGCATTCCTTAAACATCATCTATAG GGATTTAAAACCTGAGAACATCCTCCTGGATTGCCAG GGACATGTGGTGTTGACAGATTTTGGACTCTGCAAGGAAGgaatggaggaagaagagactACCTCTACGTTCTGCGGCACTCCTGAG TACTTAGCTCCTGAGGTGCTAAAGAAGCAGCCGTATGACAGGACAGTAGACTGGTGGTGCCTTGGAGCTGTCCTCTATGAGATGCTTTTTGGACTG CCTCCCTTTTATAGCCGGGATGTGTCTCAAATGTATGACAACATTCTCCACAAGCAACTCCAGATCCAAGGAAGCAAGACTGTGGCAGCCTGTGATATCCTCCATGGACTTCTCCACAAGGACCAGAAGAGGAGGCTGGGTGCCAAAACAGACTTT CTTGAGATAAAGAACCACGTATTCTTCAGCCCAATAAACTGGGATGACTTGTACCACAAGAGGATTACCCCTCCGTTCAACCCTAATGTG GCTGGCCCAGCTGATCTGCGGCACTTCGACCCAGAGTTCACCCAGGAAGCGATCTCTGCCTCCATCACCCACACACCTGACttagcagccagcagctccagtgcCTCAGATGCTTTTTTAGGATTTTCTTATGCACCAACTGAAGAGGACTTCTAG